The Cloacibacillus sp. An23 genomic sequence CAAGCTCTATGACCTCTACTACATGGCGGGCGTCCCGGTCGAGCAGATGCGCGTCGCATCTCCGTTCCACCAGTGCGGCGCGGCGAGCCTCCGGCTGTATAAGGTCATTGACCCGTCTACTTGGGCGAAGATGGTCGGGCGCGTCAACGGCGTCAACTTCACCGCGATATACGGGGACACGATAGCTATGGGCTGGAAGGATATAAAACTTCCGGCGGGCCACACGTGGAAGTCGTATTACGAGTTCCTGCTCACGACGATGGACAAGGCCACAGCGGAACACTATGACGACGTGCTCCGGCGCAGCAAGAAATACTGGATGGAGAAGGGCGGCGGAGTCAGGAAAGAGACGGTCAAGGAAATAATGCAGACAATACCGGGCGTCGAGCACGTCGGTCCCTCGAAGCAGTACGAGGGTCGCGAGATACTGCGCTTTTCGGAGTACCCGGACGACATAGACTGCTCCGAGTTCACTGTCGTGCCGTCCTACAAGCGTATGTGTATTTGCATAATGAAAAACGACTATTACTGTAAATACGCCGGCTTCGGCCCGACGAAGGAAGCGACGGTCAAGCGCCGCAAGGCGATGGAGAAATACAAGAATTTATAACAGAGATAAGAGGGAACGGAAGGAAGGATATAAATGTTCAGAAGCCCGGCTTATGATGTGAGACCCGTCCCGGTGGAACGGATACGCGCGAACGAGTATAACCCGAACTCCGTCGCGCCGCCTGAGATGAAGCTGCTTTATAAATCCATACTCGAGGACGGCTATACTATGCCCATCGTCTGCTACTACATCCCCGAGGAGGACGTCTACGAGATAGTAGACGGGTTTCACCGCTGGATGACGATGCTTAAGCACAAGGACATTTACGAGCGCGAGCACGGAATGATACCAGTGACTGTCATTGACAAGGACATATCAAACCGCATGGCGAGCACAATACGGCACAACCGCGCGCGCGGCACGCACGACGTGGAGCTGATGAAAAACATCGTCGCGGAGCTCGTCGAGGCGGGGATGTCCGACGCGTGGATAATGAAAAACATCGGCATGGACGCCGAAGAGCTGCTCCGGCTGAAACAGATCTCCGGTCTTGCGGCGCTTTTCAAAGACAAAGAGTTCTCTCGCTCATGGGAGGCCGACAATGCCGAAGAAGACGATAACCTATAGGCTCATGTGCGCCGACGAGGACGAGCGCGAGTTCTACGGGGTGATGGGGAAGTTCTTCGCGCTGCTCAAATACAGGCGGGAGATAGGCTATCGCATATCCAACGCGGCGGGGCGCATGTGGGTGGTCGCGCTGCTCACAGACGAGGTGATAGGCTTCGGCTCTTTCGGCGTGGACAGGCACGGCGTCGGCCATCTCTATGACGCATGGGTCACGGAAAAGTACCGCAAGAAGGATGTCTACCGGACGATTCTCAACCTCCAGATGAACTGGTTCAAAGACCACGGCGTCACAGAG encodes the following:
- a CDS encoding ParB/RepB/Spo0J family partition protein codes for the protein MFRSPAYDVRPVPVERIRANEYNPNSVAPPEMKLLYKSILEDGYTMPIVCYYIPEEDVYEIVDGFHRWMTMLKHKDIYEREHGMIPVTVIDKDISNRMASTIRHNRARGTHDVELMKNIVAELVEAGMSDAWIMKNIGMDAEELLRLKQISGLAALFKDKEFSRSWEADNAEEDDNL
- a CDS encoding GNAT family N-acetyltransferase, producing MPKKTITYRLMCADEDEREFYGVMGKFFALLKYRREIGYRISNAAGRMWVVALLTDEVIGFGSFGVDRHGVGHLYDAWVTEKYRKKDVYRTILNLQMNWFKDHGVTEIWAVVPPYLQERFAGLGFEAETYRGKYAYMKGEPREWL